From Cricetulus griseus strain 17A/GY chromosome 1 unlocalized genomic scaffold, alternate assembly CriGri-PICRH-1.0 chr1_0, whole genome shotgun sequence, a single genomic window includes:
- the LOC100772332 gene encoding 40S ribosomal protein S3-like, which yields MAVQISKKRKFVADGIFKAELNEFLTREDSYLGVEVRVTPTRTEIIILATRTQNVLGEKGPRIRELTAVVQKRFGFPEGSVELYAEKVATRRLCAIAQAESLRYKLLGGLAVRRACYGVLRFIMESGAKGCEVVVSGKLRGQRAKSMKFVDGLMIHSGDPVNYYVDTAVRYVLLRQAVLGIKVKIMLPWDPSGKIGPQKPLPDHVSIVEPKDEILPTIPISEQKGGKPEPPAMPQPVPTA from the coding sequence ATGGCAGTGCAGATTTCCAAGAAGAGGAAGTTTGTGGCCGATGGCATCTTCAAAGCTGAGCTGAATGAGTTTCTCACTCGGGAAGACAGCTACTTGGGAGTTGAAGTCCGAGTTACACCAACCAGAACAGAAATCATTATTTTAGCCACCAGAACACAAAATGTTCTTGGTGAGAAGGGTCCTCGAATCAGAGAGTTGACTGCGGTAGTTCAGAAGAGGTTTGGCTTCCCTGAGGGCAGCGTAGAACTTTATGCAGAAAAGGTGGCCACAAGACGTCTGTGTGCCATTGCTCAGGCAGAGTCTCTACGTTACAAACTCCTAGGAGGACTTGCTGTGCGAAGGGCCTGCTATGGTGTGCTTCGGTTCATTATGGAGAGTGGGGCCAAGGGCTGTGAGGTTGTGGTGTCTGGGAAGCTCCGAGGACAGAGAGCAAAGTCCATGAAGTTTGTGGATGGCCTGATGATCCACAGTGGAGACCCTGTTAACTACTATGTTGATACTGCCGTGCGCTATGTACTCCTCAGACAGGCTGTGCTGGGCATCAAAGTGAAAATCATGCTGCCCTGGGACCCAAGTGGTAAAATCGGCCCCCAAAAGCCTCTGCCTGATCATGTGAGCATTGTGGAACCTAAGGATGAGATCTTGCCTACCATCCCCATCTCAGAGCAGAAAGGTGGGAAGCCAGAGCCACCTGCCATGCCCCAGCCAGTGCCTACAGCATAA